From Lactobacillus sp. PV012:
TGCAAAACAAAAAACAGCTGCTTTAATTTTTAATAAAATTTCAGGTGCTTACCAACTTTCAACTATTTACATCAAAAATAAAAATCTTACTACTAAAGAAATGGCAGTAGTTGGTGAGCATTTATCAGAATTACCAGGAGTAAGCATTGGAACTGACTGGTCAAGAAGTTATCCAAATGGTAAATCTATTCAAAGTATCATTGGTTCAGTATCTTCTGAAAAGTCAGGGCTTCCAAGTGATAATCTTCAATACTATTTAGCACAAGGTTATTCTCGTAATGATCGTGTAGGAACAAGTTATCTTGAACAAAAATATGAACCACTTTTAAAAGGAACCAAGTCCCAAGCAGAAGTTGTTTCAAAGAGCAATGCTTCTGCAGATGGAATTGGTGATACTAAGACTGTTTATGATGGTCAAAGTGGTGCTAGTTTAATCTTAACTTTGAATTCTAAGTATCAACAAGAAGTAACTAAATCACTGCGTAAGGTTTATGCTTCCGCGCAAGCAGCAGGGGCTACTCAATATTCAAGCGGTGCTTATGCAGTAGCAATGAATCCCAAAACTGGGGCACTTTTGGCGATTGCTGGGTTAAATCATAATGTAAAAACCAATAAAGTAACTGATGATGCGTTAGGAATTATTAATCGATCCTTTGTTATGGGATCAGTAGTAAAGGGTGCGATGGTTTCAGGAGGGTTAATTAATAAAGTAATTACCCCAACCAATAATACCTTACCTGATACAGCGATTTACTTACCTGGTTCACCGGTTAAAAAATCAGTTTATCCAGTTGGAACATTTGGTTCATTAGATGCACCAAGTGCATTGGAGGTTTCAAGTAACATTTACATGATGCACTTAGCAATGAACTGGTTGAAAGCAAAATATGTACCAAAGTCTTATATTTCAATGCCTTCTGATTCCTTCCAAGTTTTAAGAAGAAACTTTGCTATGTTTGGTTTAGGCCAGAAGACAGGAGTAGATTTGCCAGGGGAAGTTTCTGGAATTCAAGGTGCAACTACAGACTCACAAAATCGTTTGTTAAGTGGATCTGTACTTGACTTGTCTTATGGTAACTATGATGCTTATACTCCAATTCAATTAGTGCAGTATATTTCAACAATTGCTAATGGTGGTTATCGAATGAAACCATATCTTGTTCAGTCTGTTGGAGAAACTAATAAGCAAGGTAATAAAGTATCAATTTTGTATAATACTAAGCCGACTGTGCAACAACAAATTCCTTGGACGCAAGCAGAATTAAATGTGGTTAAGCAAGGTCTTCACCAAGTTGTTCACGGTTCTAATAGTTGGGGAACAGCTCACCAATTAAAGGATGTAACTCCATCAATTGCAGGTAAGACTGGTACTGCGGAAACTTTTTATTATGATGAGGATAATCCTGGTAATAAAAATGCTCCTGAGTTAATTAACGCCACTTTTGTAGGTTACGCTCCAGAAAAAGATCCAAAGCTTGCAATTGCAATTGTCTTTCCTGGCTTAGATCCAGATAAAGAAGGTACCTATACCTTACAGATGGCTAAAGAAATGGTACAAGATTACTTTGCTTTGAATAAGTAATTAACTAGTGTGAAACGTATTTCGTTAAAACACTGGAAAATTAGAGAAAAAAGTTATATAATTTAACAAGTCGATATAAAAAGCAAATAGGTGGTGGAAAAAATGGCAGAACACATTATTCTTGAATGTACTGAATGTGGTGACAGAAGTTACTTATCTGAAAAGAATAAGCGTAAACACCCAGAACGTTTAACTTTAAAGAAGTATTGCCCAGTTGAAAGAAAGGCAACCCTTCACCGCGAAACTAAGTAATTTAGAGACAACAGGTTATGCCTGTTGTTTTTTTGTATATAGGGATTTTTAATGGATAAAAAAGAAGTTAGACAACATCAAATAAAACTCCTCAAAGAGTTTAGTAAGACGTCACAAAAGTTAGAAGAAGATAAGATTTTAATGCAGCAACTTTTGGCAAGTGCTGAAGTGAAAAAAGCTCACTCAATTGGGATTAGTTTTTCAATGGACTTTGAAGTTAATACCCAAGAAATTATTGAAAAGCTATGGCAAGCAGGTAAAGAAGTTTATATTCCACGTTGCTTGCCAAAAAGACAAATGGAATTTACCAAATTTACTACAGATACTGTGTTAACAACTACATCTTTTGGGGTTAAAGAAAATCACGAAAAAAATGCGCAAGTCAAAAATGATTTGGATTTACTAGTAGTTCCTTTGTTAGCTTTTTCTTCAGAAAATCATGCTCGTTTAGGATTTGGTGGCGGGTACTATGATCGCTTTTTGGCTAAGTATTCATCAAATGCAATTTCTTTGGTAAACTCTAAACAGTTATATCAAAAAAATATCTGGGAAATTGAGAAGACAGATGTTCCAATTAGAAAATATCTTACAATTTAAGGAGGGATTTGGTGAAAAAATTTCGTTCAAGTACTTATGTCACAAATACAATTTTGATTATCTTATTTTTAATATTTATTGGTGAAACTCTTTTAGGAGGTTCAACAAATATTAATACTTTGATTAGGATGGGTGGAGAAAATAACCAGTTAATTGCACTTAAGGGGCAATGGTGGCGTCTTTTTACAGCGCAGTTTTTACATATTGGTTGGCTTCACTTAGCCTCAAATGCGGTCATGATTTATTATCTTGGTCAATATATGGAACCAATGCTAGGTCATTTACGTTTTTTAATTGTGTATTTGCTTAGTGGTGTTGGAGGTAACTTATTAAGCTTTGGCTTAGGTAGTGATGCAACAGTTACTGCTGGAGCTTCAACAGCTTTGTTTGGACTTTTTGGGGCCTTAATTGCAATTTATGTAGCTAATCGAAAAATAGGTCCAGTAGCAGAATTAGGTAAACAAGCAATTGCGTTAGCAGTCATCAATATTGGCTTAGACTTTTTTGCACCAGGAATTAATGTTTTAGGTCATATTGGTGGTCTATTTGCTGGATTTTTCTTAGAAATTATTTTTGGCTCCCGTAATTTGCGTAATTATCACAATAAGCTCAAGGTATTAGCTGGCGTAGTCTTAATTATTTTTGTAGTCTTTTGTGTCAGTCGAGGAATGAGGATTGCAAATTGAGAAATTTATATGATGTGCAGCAACTCCTTAAAAAATTTAATATCTTGGTTCATGTTGGAAAAAGAAAATGGGATATTGAATTAATGGGATTAGAATTAGATAATTTAAACAGGGCAGATGTAATTTCTAAAAAAGAATACATGAGTGCAAAAATGATTTTGCGCCATGAACATGAAATTGAAGTCCAAAAAGAAAAGAAAAACTTACAAGACTAGATAATAAAGGGGATAGGTATGAATATATTTTCAATTATTAGTATTATTATAA
This genomic window contains:
- a CDS encoding peptidoglycan D,D-transpeptidase FtsI family protein, which encodes MNYQNNNSKRKAASTPLRMKIILGVILALFLLLIGQLVYLQLVYGGRFQAEVKKTDQQVITNNVPRGVMYDSTGKLLVGNTANNAITYTKGSNVTTKDIYNISNRLSNYITLDEEPTKRQLYDYYLGNSKVAAQEEAKLPKSERAEGMTTSEITENIIKHLEKENLKFTAKQKTAALIFNKISGAYQLSTIYIKNKNLTTKEMAVVGEHLSELPGVSIGTDWSRSYPNGKSIQSIIGSVSSEKSGLPSDNLQYYLAQGYSRNDRVGTSYLEQKYEPLLKGTKSQAEVVSKSNASADGIGDTKTVYDGQSGASLILTLNSKYQQEVTKSLRKVYASAQAAGATQYSSGAYAVAMNPKTGALLAIAGLNHNVKTNKVTDDALGIINRSFVMGSVVKGAMVSGGLINKVITPTNNTLPDTAIYLPGSPVKKSVYPVGTFGSLDAPSALEVSSNIYMMHLAMNWLKAKYVPKSYISMPSDSFQVLRRNFAMFGLGQKTGVDLPGEVSGIQGATTDSQNRLLSGSVLDLSYGNYDAYTPIQLVQYISTIANGGYRMKPYLVQSVGETNKQGNKVSILYNTKPTVQQQIPWTQAELNVVKQGLHQVVHGSNSWGTAHQLKDVTPSIAGKTGTAETFYYDEDNPGNKNAPELINATFVGYAPEKDPKLAIAIVFPGLDPDKEGTYTLQMAKEMVQDYFALNK
- a CDS encoding rhomboid family intramembrane serine protease; the encoded protein is MKKFRSSTYVTNTILIILFLIFIGETLLGGSTNINTLIRMGGENNQLIALKGQWWRLFTAQFLHIGWLHLASNAVMIYYLGQYMEPMLGHLRFLIVYLLSGVGGNLLSFGLGSDATVTAGASTALFGLFGALIAIYVANRKIGPVAELGKQAIALAVINIGLDFFAPGINVLGHIGGLFAGFFLEIIFGSRNLRNYHNKLKVLAGVVLIIFVVFCVSRGMRIAN
- a CDS encoding 5-formyltetrahydrofolate cyclo-ligase — encoded protein: MDKKEVRQHQIKLLKEFSKTSQKLEEDKILMQQLLASAEVKKAHSIGISFSMDFEVNTQEIIEKLWQAGKEVYIPRCLPKRQMEFTKFTTDTVLTTTSFGVKENHEKNAQVKNDLDLLVVPLLAFSSENHARLGFGGGYYDRFLAKYSSNAISLVNSKQLYQKNIWEIEKTDVPIRKYLTI
- a CDS encoding YqgQ family protein, yielding MRNLYDVQQLLKKFNILVHVGKRKWDIELMGLELDNLNRADVISKKEYMSAKMILRHEHEIEVQKEKKNLQD
- the rpmG gene encoding 50S ribosomal protein L33 is translated as MAEHIILECTECGDRSYLSEKNKRKHPERLTLKKYCPVERKATLHRETK